Proteins from one Pyrobaculum neutrophilum V24Sta genomic window:
- a CDS encoding MBL fold metallo-hydrolase — translation MRIKFLGGAGEVGRLAVFIKTAANGVLLDYGVSFDAEDKPVFPLHVRPKDLTATFLSHAHLDHSGGLPSLYVSTRTPLYSTPLTMELSDLMYTDAIKLSGYYLPYTQEEVRETMASAVPLTYGEPVEIGRDAVLTAYNAGHIPGSAIGVLEIEGRVVVFTGDFNTVDTNLLRGADLYNLPKAPDVVIMEATYASADHPPREKLEKEFVQAVKEVLDQGGTVLIPSFALGRAQEIMLTLVKHGVNAPIYIDGLARQINQIVGRYPYLLRDPTLYRKALEAAIEVPNTYVRKGAIEEASVIITPAGMLKGGAALYYFKRLAQNRKNGIFLPSFQAPNTPGFEILSKGHAVVDGTLVKVEARLEWFDFSAHAGRREIVHFIKRFSADTRIILVHTEPKAAAPLVRRLAGEGFDNIYVPTEPGEEAVLQ, via the coding sequence GTGAGAATCAAGTTCCTCGGCGGCGCGGGGGAGGTTGGGAGACTTGCCGTATTTATAAAGACGGCGGCCAACGGAGTTCTGCTCGACTACGGCGTTTCGTTTGACGCGGAGGATAAGCCCGTGTTTCCCCTTCACGTGCGGCCTAAGGATCTAACGGCGACTTTTCTGAGCCACGCCCATCTAGATCACAGCGGCGGACTCCCATCTCTCTACGTCTCAACTAGAACACCTCTGTATTCCACACCGCTGACGATGGAGCTAAGCGACTTGATGTACACAGACGCCATAAAGCTCTCGGGCTACTACCTGCCCTACACCCAGGAGGAGGTTCGCGAAACTATGGCGAGCGCCGTGCCGCTCACCTATGGCGAGCCCGTGGAAATAGGCAGAGACGCGGTGTTGACCGCCTATAACGCCGGGCACATCCCCGGTAGCGCCATAGGCGTGCTAGAGATCGAGGGGCGTGTGGTCGTCTTTACCGGGGATTTCAACACAGTTGACACAAATCTGCTAAGGGGGGCCGACTTGTACAACCTGCCGAAGGCGCCCGATGTCGTAATCATGGAGGCCACCTACGCCTCCGCCGATCATCCGCCCCGCGAAAAGCTCGAGAAAGAGTTTGTACAAGCTGTGAAGGAGGTTTTGGACCAAGGCGGAACTGTGCTAATACCGTCTTTTGCCCTCGGTAGAGCGCAGGAGATTATGTTGACTCTCGTAAAACACGGGGTCAATGCTCCGATTTACATAGACGGTTTGGCCCGCCAGATAAATCAGATCGTCGGGAGGTACCCCTACCTGCTGAGAGACCCCACGCTCTATAGAAAAGCACTTGAGGCCGCGATAGAGGTGCCAAATACGTACGTGAGAAAAGGCGCTATAGAGGAGGCCTCTGTGATTATAACGCCTGCCGGGATGTTGAAGGGGGGCGCGGCCCTGTACTACTTCAAGAGATTGGCGCAAAACAGGAAGAACGGCATCTTCCTGCCCTCCTTCCAAGCCCCCAACACGCCGGGCTTCGAAATCCTGAGCAAAGGCCACGCCGTCGTAGACGGCACCCTTGTGAAAGTAGAGGCGAGGCTCGAATGGTTCGACTTCAGCGCGCACGCGGGTAGAAGAGAGATTGTTCACTTCATCAAGAGGTTTTCAGCGGACACAAGGATCATCTTGGTACACACGGAGCCCAAGGCGGCCGCCCCCCTCGTGAGGAGACTTGCGGGAGAGGGCTTCGATAACATATACGTGCCAACGGAGCCAGGCGAAGAGGCGGTGCTACAATAA
- a CDS encoding DUF359 domain-containing protein → MRCLRIRERRDLFAFPYPIAVWREPPRSLEVVSDLALSYGVEHIYTVGDVVTKNFLDYGVTPTSAAVDEKTRRGLPVEQHRKFQRVIKVVNPPGYITEEAWAAVEEAVGGGVLIKVEGEEDMLALAFIKMAPPRSLVVYGHYKGALIAVMVDWYRDAIDRLLQYLEKC, encoded by the coding sequence ATGAGATGTCTGAGGATTAGAGAGCGCCGGGATCTCTTCGCCTTCCCCTATCCCATAGCGGTGTGGAGGGAGCCGCCTAGGTCTCTGGAGGTGGTGTCTGACCTAGCGTTGTCCTACGGCGTTGAGCACATATATACCGTGGGGGACGTAGTCACGAAAAACTTCCTAGATTACGGCGTTACGCCCACGTCGGCCGCCGTAGACGAAAAAACGCGCAGGGGGCTACCCGTCGAGCAACACCGCAAGTTCCAGAGGGTGATCAAGGTGGTTAACCCGCCGGGCTACATAACCGAGGAGGCGTGGGCCGCCGTGGAGGAGGCCGTGGGGGGCGGCGTCCTCATTAAGGTAGAAGGCGAGGAGGACATGTTGGCTCTGGCGTTTATAAAAATGGCCCCTCCGCGCTCCTTGGTAGTCTATGGGCACTACAAAGGCGCGCTCATCGCCGTGATGGTGGATTGGTACAGAGACGCAATAGACCGCCTCCTCCAATATCTAGAGAAATGTTAA
- a CDS encoding thioredoxin domain-containing protein, with product MRIGALLLLATAAFVLIAALYTYKILASPPPPKPASGAIPIPSWAISVGSPEAPVVLVELFDLHCPYCAEAHEVLDPLYRRLLAEGRLRIVFVDFIVHPDAVLAHRYLHCAYQQLGNKTYDLITDLYKAYIDGGPDKQLQLLTRYQCPNAPTQKDFDAVAKAMAKALAQMGITQLGTPTFIVIRNGTVNVVVGKYPDKVAALIS from the coding sequence ATGCGGATTGGAGCTCTTCTCCTCCTGGCGACGGCGGCGTTTGTCCTAATAGCGGCCCTCTACACATACAAGATCCTGGCGAGCCCGCCTCCGCCAAAGCCCGCCTCAGGCGCTATACCCATCCCCAGCTGGGCGATCTCGGTGGGGAGCCCGGAGGCGCCTGTGGTTTTGGTGGAGCTTTTTGATCTCCATTGTCCCTATTGTGCCGAGGCGCATGAGGTTCTTGACCCTCTCTACCGGCGGCTTCTGGCGGAGGGCAGGCTGAGGATAGTCTTCGTAGACTTCATAGTGCATCCAGACGCCGTATTGGCCCACAGATATCTACACTGCGCCTATCAACAGCTCGGCAACAAGACCTACGACCTAATAACCGACCTCTACAAAGCCTACATAGACGGCGGCCCCGACAAACAGCTACAGCTACTAACACGCTACCAATGCCCCAACGCCCCCACACAAAAAGACTTCGATGCCGTAGCCAAGGCGATGGCCAAGGCGCTGGCCCAGATGGGGATCACCCAGCTAGGGACACCCACCTTCATAGTAATTAGAAACGGGACCGTCAACGTCGTAGTTGGCAAATACCCCGACAAAGTCGCCGCCCTCATAAGCTAG
- a CDS encoding Rab family GTPase — MAFRRVVALLGVGGVGKTTFAYRLLGLSDVPVITLRPSYYRLYIGNYEYDILDVPGQLVYEVALKFASFKVSIVNRLIYMYDVTNYESLHAIAELHSIFIERKSSISEEVVIVGNKRDLAEEVGFYIEADEIASSIGADEVYYISAVKDPPEVLMKILRGVN; from the coding sequence ATGGCCTTTAGAAGAGTGGTCGCCTTGTTGGGCGTAGGCGGCGTCGGCAAAACCACGTTTGCGTATAGGCTCCTTGGCCTGTCGGATGTTCCCGTCATAACTCTGAGACCTAGCTACTACAGGCTCTACATAGGGAACTACGAATACGATATACTAGACGTGCCAGGTCAACTTGTATACGAAGTGGCGCTGAAGTTCGCATCATTTAAAGTAAGTATAGTAAATAGATTAATATATATGTACGATGTAACTAACTATGAATCTTTACATGCTATTGCGGAGCTCCACTCTATTTTTATAGAAAGGAAGTCGTCCATCTCGGAGGAGGTGGTGATAGTGGGGAATAAGAGGGACCTCGCGGAGGAGGTGGGGTTCTATATAGAAGCCGACGAAATAGCTTCTTCTATAGGAGCGGACGAGGTTTATTACATATCTGCCGTGAAAGACCCTCCAGAGGTTCTTATGAAGATACTGCGTGGGGTCAACTAG
- the ilvC gene encoding ketol-acid reductoisomerase codes for MAKIYTDKDASLEPLRGKTIAVIGYGIQGRAQALNLRDSGLKVIVGLRKGGNSWNVAASEGFEVYEVGEAVSRADVVMVLIPDMEQPKVWQSQIAPHLREGAVVDFAHGFNIHYGLIKPPKNVDVVMVAPKAPGRAVREEFLAGRGVPALVAVHQNYSGSALKYALAIAKGIGATRAGVIETTFAEETETDLIGEQTVLVGGLMELIKRGFEVLVEMGYQPEVAYFEVLNEAKLIMDLIWQRGIYGMLNGVSDTAKYGGLTVGPKIIDEEVKSKMKAAALRVKSGEFAKEWVEEYARGSPNLKRLMESVKEHPIEKVGAEMRKLLFG; via the coding sequence ATGGCCAAGATATATACTGACAAAGACGCCTCTCTAGAACCGCTAAGGGGTAAAACAATAGCGGTGATTGGATACGGCATACAGGGGAGGGCTCAAGCGCTTAACCTCCGAGACAGCGGGCTGAAGGTTATAGTGGGGCTTAGGAAAGGCGGAAACTCATGGAACGTTGCCGCGTCCGAGGGATTCGAAGTCTACGAGGTAGGCGAGGCTGTTTCCAGGGCCGACGTAGTTATGGTGCTTATACCCGACATGGAGCAGCCGAAGGTCTGGCAGAGCCAGATAGCTCCTCATCTCAGGGAGGGCGCTGTTGTGGATTTCGCCCACGGCTTTAACATACACTACGGCTTGATCAAACCGCCTAAGAACGTAGATGTCGTAATGGTCGCCCCCAAGGCGCCGGGCAGAGCGGTAAGAGAGGAGTTTCTCGCAGGTAGAGGCGTCCCCGCCCTAGTGGCTGTACATCAGAACTACAGCGGCTCGGCGCTAAAGTACGCCCTAGCCATCGCCAAGGGCATAGGAGCGACAAGAGCAGGAGTTATAGAGACGACCTTCGCCGAGGAGACAGAGACAGACCTAATCGGAGAACAGACGGTATTAGTAGGCGGCCTTATGGAGCTCATCAAGAGGGGTTTCGAGGTGCTGGTGGAGATGGGCTACCAGCCGGAGGTGGCGTACTTCGAGGTTTTAAATGAGGCAAAGCTTATCATGGACCTCATATGGCAGAGGGGGATATACGGCATGTTAAACGGCGTCTCAGACACCGCGAAATACGGAGGACTCACCGTGGGGCCTAAGATAATCGACGAGGAGGTTAAGTCCAAGATGAAGGCCGCCGCATTGCGTGTAAAAAGCGGGGAGTTCGCAAAGGAGTGGGTTGAGGAATACGCCAGGGGGAGCCCCAACCTCAAGAGACTTATGGAATCTGTTAAAGAACACCCCATAGAGAAAGTCGGCGCTGAGATGAGAAAGTTGCTCTTTGGCTAG
- the ribH gene encoding 6,7-dimethyl-8-ribityllumazine synthase: protein MVRLALVVAEFNYDITSLMLQKAIEHARFLGAEVTYVVKVPGVYDIPMVLKDVVAKSDVDAVATLGAVIQGATKHDELVAQQAARKILDIAVEVDKPITLGIIGHGANRMQALERVEEYARRAVEAAVKLARRKKLLKDAKYSGATVYVE from the coding sequence ATGGTAAGGCTGGCCTTGGTGGTGGCAGAGTTTAACTACGATATCACAAGCTTGATGTTGCAGAAGGCAATTGAGCACGCCAGATTCCTCGGCGCCGAGGTCACATATGTGGTTAAGGTGCCTGGGGTCTACGACATACCGATGGTGTTGAAAGACGTAGTGGCGAAAAGCGACGTGGACGCCGTAGCTACACTTGGCGCCGTTATACAAGGCGCTACGAAACACGACGAGCTGGTGGCGCAACAAGCGGCGAGAAAAATCCTAGACATCGCCGTAGAGGTGGACAAGCCAATTACACTAGGCATCATCGGCCACGGCGCCAACCGTATGCAGGCTCTAGAGAGGGTTGAAGAATACGCTAGGCGAGCCGTTGAGGCCGCGGTAAAGCTCGCAAGAAGAAAGAAGCTACTTAAGGATGCGAAATACAGCGGCGCGACGGTGTACGTTGAGTAG
- a CDS encoding HTH domain-containing protein, whose amino-acid sequence MPSGVKNKIYEYLSQNKGKELTAEEIAKIIGVEKVAVVKAQLTRLIREGKVEKTAEGRYKVKA is encoded by the coding sequence ATGCCGTCAGGCGTGAAAAACAAGATATATGAATACCTATCCCAGAATAAAGGTAAAGAGCTCACCGCTGAGGAGATCGCTAAGATAATAGGCGTCGAGAAAGTAGCAGTCGTAAAAGCCCAACTGACTAGACTGATAAGAGAGGGTAAAGTCGAAAAAACCGCCGAAGGCCGCTACAAAGTGAAAGCATAA
- a CDS encoding MBL fold metallo-hydrolase: MEIYVLGYGGWTSPPHMGHTSIYVKTDVGILVDAGECTYARLTQCGLPWPDAIVISHRHGDHILGLPTFMLLAKRLGRRLTVVANREAAEAARTLAVATGIENALAYIDFVEASGEVVVGSTKLKFAKTAHTVETTAVRVEHGGRCVVYSSDTAPTAGVVELARGCDLLIHETSGNPGQEEEAHRVGHSTTADAVNIAREAGVRYLMPVHYYLEPPRIPPAIDIIVPIPCGKVQI, from the coding sequence GTGGAGATCTACGTCCTGGGCTACGGCGGGTGGACCTCCCCACCGCACATGGGCCACACCTCGATATATGTAAAAACGGATGTAGGTATCCTAGTCGACGCCGGGGAGTGCACCTACGCCAGGCTGACGCAGTGCGGTCTGCCTTGGCCGGACGCCATCGTGATAAGCCATAGACACGGGGACCACATACTGGGCCTTCCGACGTTTATGCTCCTGGCGAAGAGGCTGGGAAGGAGGTTAACCGTTGTGGCGAACAGGGAGGCCGCCGAGGCGGCAAGGACGCTTGCGGTAGCCACGGGGATAGAAAACGCCCTGGCGTACATAGACTTCGTTGAGGCATCCGGCGAGGTGGTCGTGGGCTCGACCAAGCTCAAGTTCGCAAAGACGGCACATACCGTGGAGACCACTGCCGTTAGGGTGGAGCACGGCGGCAGGTGTGTTGTATATAGCTCAGACACGGCCCCGACCGCCGGCGTGGTGGAGCTGGCGCGGGGTTGCGACTTGTTGATCCACGAGACCTCTGGAAACCCGGGGCAGGAGGAAGAGGCGCACAGGGTGGGCCACAGCACCACAGCCGACGCCGTCAATATAGCGAGAGAGGCAGGCGTTAGATATCTCATGCCTGTACACTACTACCTGGAGCCCCCGAGGATCCCGCCCGCCATCGACATCATTGTGCCCATTCCATGCGGCAAGGTGCAGATATGA
- a CDS encoding NUDIX hydrolase — protein MVKKCVVASGVLIRDGRVLMIEHKRLGVYLYPGGHVEPGETPIEALIREFEEETGLLVEPLGLMHGIVDSGVVERPLPFAILEEVVSYPEETHIHFDLIYLVREAGGALKNGAWLEVEKLEEVPTYPNVRRVIQLAYETMQHLYRSGKV, from the coding sequence GTGGTCAAGAAATGCGTTGTCGCTAGCGGCGTGTTGATAAGAGACGGGAGGGTGCTTATGATTGAGCACAAACGCCTAGGCGTATACCTCTATCCCGGCGGACATGTGGAACCTGGAGAGACGCCTATCGAGGCCCTTATACGCGAGTTTGAGGAAGAAACCGGCTTACTAGTGGAACCTCTCGGTTTGATGCATGGAATTGTAGACAGCGGCGTGGTGGAGAGGCCGCTACCTTTCGCCATTTTAGAGGAGGTAGTTAGTTACCCAGAGGAAACACATATACACTTTGACCTCATATACTTGGTGAGGGAGGCAGGCGGAGCGTTGAAAAACGGCGCGTGGCTAGAGGTAGAGAAACTCGAGGAGGTGCCGACTTATCCAAACGTGCGAAGGGTGATTCAGCTGGCTTATGAGACAATGCAGCATCTATATAGGTCTGGAAAAGTTTAA
- a CDS encoding pelota family protein: MKYEIDAKRRTVRVVPEREEDLYFVYLLVERGDVVRGWTVREYKPEGAKEGERVKMYLAVRVESLEYHKFRGSLRIRGPVVEVQEGVEGVKGRRHTFDVVPGREIEIEKAAEFPLDVVEEILKMAQALMPKVLLVSIDDEEAAFAYITALGVELIQVVHNASKGEESLFDGYLESVRKQVDELSRRLKPDKLVVAGPAMLVEHIARYIRGDKAPQGSGGLAGVYEFIRSGLYDELKTQMGVKAYEKLIHMAATSRESVAIGPQEVEEAASLGRVDFVLVLDSYIKESPEKAWVLLSQIYKTKGRIYIVREDTEVGAGIRAMGGIAAVLRW, encoded by the coding sequence GTGAAATATGAAATTGACGCCAAGCGCAGAACCGTAAGGGTTGTGCCCGAGAGGGAGGAGGACCTCTACTTCGTATATCTGCTCGTGGAGAGAGGCGACGTAGTCCGGGGCTGGACAGTTAGGGAGTACAAGCCAGAGGGGGCCAAGGAGGGCGAGCGGGTGAAGATGTACCTCGCCGTCAGGGTGGAGTCGCTGGAGTACCACAAGTTCCGTGGTAGCCTGAGGATTAGAGGACCAGTCGTGGAGGTTCAAGAGGGGGTGGAGGGCGTCAAGGGCAGGAGGCACACCTTCGACGTCGTCCCGGGGAGAGAGATAGAGATAGAGAAGGCGGCGGAGTTTCCGCTAGATGTAGTGGAGGAGATCCTCAAAATGGCGCAAGCGTTGATGCCCAAGGTGCTACTGGTATCTATCGACGACGAAGAGGCCGCCTTCGCGTATATAACAGCCTTAGGCGTGGAGCTCATCCAAGTGGTACATAACGCTAGCAAGGGAGAAGAAAGCTTGTTCGATGGATATTTGGAATCTGTAAGAAAGCAGGTGGACGAGCTCTCCAGGAGGTTAAAGCCAGACAAGTTGGTAGTCGCCGGGCCCGCCATGTTGGTAGAACACATAGCTAGATACATACGCGGCGATAAGGCCCCACAGGGCTCCGGCGGCCTCGCTGGGGTATACGAGTTCATACGCAGCGGCCTATACGACGAGTTGAAAACTCAGATGGGGGTCAAGGCGTATGAGAAACTAATCCACATGGCGGCCACAAGCCGCGAGTCGGTGGCTATCGGCCCGCAGGAGGTTGAAGAGGCCGCCTCTCTAGGCCGCGTGGATTTCGTACTGGTTCTAGACAGCTACATAAAGGAGAGCCCGGAGAAGGCTTGGGTCCTCTTGTCGCAGATATATAAAACGAAGGGGCGAATCTATATAGTAAGAGAGGATACGGAAGTGGGCGCCGGCATAAGGGCTATGGGAGGAATAGCGGCCGTATTGAGGTGGTAA
- a CDS encoding NTPase, with product MTSRERAESKVGITGMPGVGKTTLAMEVANLARRRMTVCGFITLEVREAGRRVGFDVYDISTGSRVPLARVGAGAVTVGKYVVDLSACDVIKRILDAASCDLLVVDEIGAMEVKCPNFLVSLEKAVKSSPRVLAVVHRNYLDVAKRLGIEVLWLSRENREAVREEVLRKLGLPLA from the coding sequence ATGACGTCGCGTGAAAGGGCTGAGTCCAAGGTTGGCATCACCGGCATGCCAGGAGTAGGGAAAACAACGCTTGCCATGGAGGTGGCAAACCTAGCTAGGCGACGTATGACGGTTTGCGGATTTATAACTCTTGAGGTGAGGGAGGCCGGCCGCCGCGTTGGATTCGATGTATACGACATCTCCACAGGTTCCCGAGTCCCGCTGGCTAGAGTGGGCGCCGGCGCCGTGACCGTCGGCAAGTATGTGGTCGATCTTTCGGCGTGTGACGTAATCAAGAGGATCCTAGACGCCGCCAGTTGCGACTTGTTAGTAGTGGACGAGATAGGGGCGATGGAGGTAAAATGCCCGAATTTCCTCGTAAGCCTAGAAAAGGCCGTTAAATCCTCTCCCAGGGTTTTGGCGGTGGTCCACCGCAACTACTTAGATGTGGCGAAGAGGCTAGGCATAGAGGTGCTTTGGCTATCCAGAGAAAACCGTGAAGCGGTCCGGGAGGAGGTGTTGAGAAAGCTGGGGCTACCCCTTGCCTAG
- a CDS encoding polyprenyl synthetase family protein, with translation MSVLPGEVLAALERVKTHLQNVGSDIRPQSLREAVRYYIERPGKLLRPLLLLTFSYTLDRRSVLDLRIIQAAAIVELLHVVSLLQDDVMDKHDERRGAKTPRALYGDGRSIVASDWLIAESIKRALQLGPDIVKYLADVAQRLSIGQALDLDGRYDEAAEFKTAPLIEASLVLPAMLLGRREILDSAKKLGQLLGVLYQYADDYSDEKIERREATELVDEVKRALSRLRETMGEAIAPFENLIRLLLERAASGDLTVARSLIT, from the coding sequence GTGTCTGTACTGCCGGGAGAGGTTCTCGCCGCATTGGAGCGCGTAAAAACGCATCTGCAGAACGTCGGTAGTGATATAAGGCCTCAGTCCCTAAGAGAGGCTGTCCGTTACTACATAGAGAGGCCTGGCAAGCTACTCAGGCCTCTCCTGCTTCTCACCTTTTCCTATACACTTGACAGGAGGTCCGTCCTTGACCTCAGGATAATACAAGCCGCGGCTATAGTAGAGCTTCTACATGTTGTATCCCTTCTACAAGACGACGTAATGGATAAACACGACGAGAGGAGGGGGGCAAAGACCCCCAGGGCGCTGTATGGAGACGGGAGATCAATCGTAGCTAGCGATTGGCTTATAGCCGAGTCCATAAAGAGGGCGCTACAGCTCGGGCCCGACATAGTGAAATACCTAGCAGACGTGGCGCAGAGGCTCTCCATTGGGCAAGCGTTGGACCTAGATGGCAGATACGACGAGGCGGCCGAGTTCAAGACGGCGCCTTTGATAGAGGCTTCGTTGGTTCTGCCCGCGATGCTTCTAGGAAGAAGAGAGATCCTCGACAGCGCCAAAAAGCTGGGTCAGCTCCTCGGGGTCTTATACCAATACGCGGACGACTACAGCGATGAAAAGATCGAAAGAAGAGAAGCCACAGAGCTAGTCGACGAAGTCAAGAGGGCCCTCTCGAGGCTTAGAGAAACGATGGGGGAGGCTATTGCCCCATTTGAAAACCTGATAAGATTGCTCCTGGAGAGGGCCGCCAGCGGCGACTTGACCGTGGCAAGAAGCTTAATAACCTAG
- a CDS encoding nucleotide sugar dehydrogenase, translated as MLADLLRRGELTVSIYGLGYVGLALSAAWAQAGAKVIGVDVNPAKVEKINAGRVEYPEDDVVKVLTEATRGGRFTATTDGVVASLRSQVKIVAVPVYLKKSPTSVEVDFTALTSAARAIGAGLKKGDLVIVESSVPPGATEDVVRPVLEGVSGLVAEEDFYLAYSPERIMVGHALKDIVENYPKVVAGVGPRSAEEAAELYRQVAKRGVVVLNSTREAEFEKLLEGVYRDVNIALANEMAKLANALGISFRRAREAANSQPYSHVHKPGTGVGGNCIPVYPYFLMWSAARLGIELPLTRLARQINERQPEEVAFAALRAMLKRGVNPASARIAILGLAFRGDIDDTRESPTYGVVATLLKLGIRPEQIVVHDPYVKQDSKLAEWGVALVNELEAALRGADLALVATDHSTYRIEASKIAKLMKTPLIVDARGVLIPDVDIYAIDSGAWP; from the coding sequence ATGCTAGCCGATTTGCTCAGACGAGGCGAGCTTACGGTGTCGATATATGGTCTCGGCTACGTCGGGCTTGCCCTCTCCGCCGCGTGGGCTCAAGCCGGCGCCAAAGTCATCGGCGTTGACGTCAACCCTGCGAAGGTCGAGAAGATAAACGCGGGGCGCGTAGAGTACCCAGAGGACGACGTCGTGAAGGTTCTCACAGAGGCCACGAGAGGCGGTAGATTCACCGCTACTACAGACGGCGTAGTCGCCTCGTTGAGAAGCCAAGTCAAGATCGTGGCTGTGCCGGTCTATCTGAAGAAATCGCCTACCTCCGTGGAGGTGGACTTCACCGCCTTGACCTCTGCGGCTAGGGCCATAGGCGCTGGGCTGAAGAAGGGCGATCTGGTGATCGTGGAGTCGAGCGTTCCGCCCGGCGCTACTGAGGACGTCGTGAGGCCCGTCCTCGAGGGCGTCTCGGGCCTAGTGGCAGAGGAGGACTTCTACCTAGCCTACAGCCCAGAGCGGATCATGGTAGGCCACGCCTTGAAAGACATTGTGGAGAACTACCCGAAGGTGGTGGCGGGGGTGGGGCCTAGAAGCGCCGAGGAGGCTGCCGAGCTCTACAGGCAGGTGGCCAAGAGGGGCGTAGTTGTGTTAAACAGCACAAGGGAGGCCGAGTTCGAGAAGCTCCTAGAGGGCGTCTATAGAGATGTCAACATAGCGCTGGCCAACGAAATGGCGAAGTTGGCCAACGCCCTGGGGATCTCCTTTAGGAGAGCCCGCGAGGCGGCCAACAGCCAGCCCTACAGCCACGTCCACAAGCCGGGGACGGGAGTTGGGGGGAACTGCATACCTGTCTATCCATACTTCCTGATGTGGAGCGCGGCTAGGCTCGGCATAGAGCTACCTCTCACGCGTTTGGCTAGGCAGATCAATGAGAGGCAGCCCGAAGAGGTCGCCTTTGCGGCTCTCCGCGCTATGTTAAAACGGGGGGTTAACCCCGCGTCGGCGAGAATAGCCATACTCGGCCTGGCTTTCAGAGGCGACATAGACGACACCAGGGAGAGCCCCACCTACGGCGTAGTGGCCACCCTCCTGAAGCTTGGGATAAGGCCTGAGCAGATAGTGGTACACGACCCGTACGTTAAACAAGACAGCAAACTGGCCGAGTGGGGCGTGGCGCTTGTCAACGAGCTGGAGGCGGCTCTCCGAGGCGCGGATCTTGCGCTTGTCGCGACAGACCACTCCACCTACCGCATCGAGGCGAGCAAAATAGCGAAGCTCATGAAGACGCCGCTTATAGTTGACGCCAGAGGAGTGCTTATACCAGACGTGGACATCTACGCAATAGACTCCGGGGCGTGGCCCTAG
- a CDS encoding ACT domain-containing protein → MRGINIVTPRSLDSLGRVIAITRRAKVQVMNMQVVQEDSVYRIHMEVEGPQDEVQWLVAKLDKLPEVLKIEEIHINR, encoded by the coding sequence ATGAGGGGTATTAACATAGTTACGCCTAGGTCTCTAGATTCTCTAGGCCGCGTAATCGCGATTACCCGCAGAGCTAAGGTCCAGGTGATGAATATGCAGGTTGTCCAGGAGGACTCGGTCTACAGGATACATATGGAGGTGGAGGGGCCGCAAGACGAGGTGCAGTGGCTTGTGGCTAAGCTCGACAAGCTTCCAGAGGTGTTAAAAATCGAGGAGATACATATAAATCGTTGA
- a CDS encoding 2-oxoacid:acceptor oxidoreductase family protein has product MYEVIFIGRGGQGAVTAAQLLAYVAALEGKQAQALPEFGAERRGAVVKAYLRIGEPPLHSSMKKADYVVVLDGRIVDQIDVRQYGKPNAVYIVNTKREASWYIAIDATSIAIKHGLVVAGWPVVNLIMAAAFAAVSGAVSLEGILRALPEFVPRRYVDANRNAVVEAFNLMKLAKAR; this is encoded by the coding sequence ATGTATGAGGTTATCTTCATCGGAAGAGGAGGCCAGGGGGCGGTCACCGCGGCGCAGCTCCTAGCCTACGTAGCTGCGCTAGAGGGCAAGCAAGCGCAGGCTCTGCCGGAGTTTGGCGCAGAGAGGAGAGGCGCGGTGGTGAAGGCCTATCTGAGGATAGGAGAACCTCCTCTACACTCCTCTATGAAGAAGGCCGACTACGTCGTTGTGTTAGACGGCCGTATTGTGGATCAGATAGATGTGAGACAGTACGGGAAGCCCAATGCGGTGTATATAGTGAACACGAAGAGGGAGGCCTCTTGGTACATCGCTATAGACGCCACGTCTATAGCTATAAAACACGGCCTTGTCGTAGCTGGGTGGCCCGTGGTTAACCTAATCATGGCGGCGGCCTTCGCGGCTGTGAGCGGCGCGGTCTCTCTTGAAGGCATCTTGAGGGCGCTTCCAGAGTTCGTGCCCAGGAGGTACGTAGATGCCAATAGAAACGCGGTTGTGGAGGCCTTCAACCTAATGAAGCTGGCTAAGGCGCGCTAG
- the cc1 gene encoding DNA-binding protein CC1, translated as MSRKQKLKFYDIKAKQAFETDQYETVEKQTARGPMIFAVAKSPYTGIKVYRLIGKKK; from the coding sequence ATGTCGAGGAAGCAGAAGTTGAAGTTCTATGACATAAAGGCGAAGCAGGCGTTTGAGACTGACCAGTACGAGACTGTGGAGAAGCAGACCGCCAGAGGGCCGATGATATTCGCCGTAGCGAAATCCCCCTACACAGGCATAAAAGTATACAGACTAATCGGCAAGAAGAAATAA